The following are from one region of the Amedibacterium intestinale genome:
- a CDS encoding class I SAM-dependent methyltransferase yields MNQVADQWLDYECIDAGNGEKLERWKDIILRRPDPQVIWPVDTEDSLWKNPHAHYHRSKSGGGHWEYKKKFKESWTISFKELRFKVSPTGFKHTGLFPEQAANWDFMMKKIKDSKRDDIRVLNLFAYTGGATMACAAAGASEVVHVDASKGMVSWAKENMVLSHLEDKKIRFIVDDVLKFVQREKRRGRTYHAIIMDPPSYGRGPNGEVWKLEEQLYPLISACMEILDEDPLFFLVNSYTTGFPPTVLHNLLNSTVLKKHPNGYLETGEIGLPITKSHTILPCGIYGRWVKK; encoded by the coding sequence ATGAATCAGGTTGCAGATCAATGGTTAGATTATGAATGTATAGATGCTGGAAATGGTGAAAAACTGGAAAGATGGAAAGATATTATTCTAAGACGTCCTGATCCTCAGGTTATCTGGCCTGTTGATACAGAAGACAGCTTGTGGAAAAACCCTCATGCCCATTATCATAGAAGTAAAAGTGGCGGAGGCCATTGGGAGTATAAGAAAAAGTTTAAAGAAAGCTGGACGATTTCATTTAAGGAACTTCGTTTCAAAGTTTCACCTACCGGATTTAAACATACCGGATTATTTCCAGAACAAGCTGCCAACTGGGATTTTATGATGAAGAAAATCAAAGACAGCAAACGCGATGATATTCGAGTATTAAATTTATTCGCTTATACAGGAGGAGCTACGATGGCTTGTGCAGCTGCAGGAGCAAGTGAAGTTGTACATGTTGATGCCAGCAAAGGAATGGTTTCCTGGGCAAAAGAAAATATGGTTCTTTCCCATTTAGAAGATAAAAAGATTCGTTTTATTGTGGATGATGTATTAAAATTTGTACAAAGAGAAAAACGAAGAGGAAGAACATATCATGCGATCATTATGGATCCACCAAGCTATGGCAGAGGACCAAATGGAGAAGTATGGAAATTAGAAGAGCAGTTATATCCTTTAATCTCTGCTTGTATGGAAATATTAGATGAAGATCCTTTATTCTTCTTAGTCAACTCTTATACAACAGGATTTCCACCAACTGTATTACATAATCTGCTAAACAGCACAGTATTAAAAAAACACCCAAATGGATATTTAGAAACAGGGGAAATTGGTTTACCTATTACAAAAAGTCACACCATTCTTCCATGTGGTATTTATGGACGCTGGGTAAAAAAATAA
- a CDS encoding alanyl-tRNA editing protein: MFNKLYDNCFKTELQTEVIKVKEDKGMYWHAFKDTIFYVEGGGMESDIGMIDRHMVHGLKKEDGYVWHLLDEKLEGSVFMSVNLHERFRKCQIHTAQHLISAVLQNVYNVKTLSHHVSDEVNDVELSFDNFNEKMAIELQVLCNGLIRDDLAVSILYPTHAEANEYLTDKEIMRSDLRVVRIGVLDYTMCGCMHVPSLRYLQMLFIEGFEKTKNGYKIRYLVGDQLLDCIRRRYRVLDEASDTLAVSHLYLNTGVSRLLSENKQLRKHVDEWKDKYISSLARELGNSKEEVLVRTFEDLDSKGMHRLAQMICDKYHKAVVFLTRDYDNAHIVIAKHEQSNFDVKHVFDHFVSEYHIKGSCKGNTAQGGGLYREEMETYMKTLIL; encoded by the coding sequence ATGTTCAACAAATTGTATGATAATTGTTTTAAAACAGAGCTTCAAACAGAAGTTATTAAAGTTAAAGAAGATAAAGGAATGTACTGGCATGCTTTTAAGGATACCATATTCTATGTGGAAGGGGGAGGAATGGAAAGTGATATTGGTATGATTGATCGCCATATGGTCCATGGATTGAAGAAAGAAGATGGATATGTATGGCATCTGTTAGATGAAAAATTAGAAGGCAGTGTATTTATGAGCGTGAACCTTCATGAAAGGTTTCGTAAATGTCAGATTCATACGGCTCAGCATTTGATTAGTGCTGTTCTTCAAAATGTATATAATGTAAAAACATTATCACATCATGTAAGTGATGAGGTAAATGATGTAGAATTAAGTTTTGATAATTTTAATGAAAAAATGGCGATTGAACTGCAGGTTTTGTGCAATGGTTTGATTCGTGATGATTTGGCAGTTTCTATATTATATCCGACACATGCAGAGGCAAATGAATATTTAACTGATAAAGAAATCATGCGCTCAGATCTTCGTGTTGTAAGAATTGGTGTATTGGATTATACAATGTGTGGATGTATGCATGTGCCATCTTTACGTTATTTGCAAATGCTGTTTATTGAAGGATTTGAAAAGACGAAAAATGGTTATAAGATTCGTTATTTGGTTGGTGATCAGCTGCTTGACTGTATCAGACGCCGCTATCGTGTTTTAGATGAGGCAAGTGATACATTGGCAGTTTCTCATTTGTATCTTAATACAGGGGTCAGCCGTTTGTTAAGTGAAAACAAACAGCTTCGAAAACATGTGGATGAGTGGAAAGATAAATATATATCTTCCCTGGCTAGAGAACTTGGAAACAGCAAGGAAGAAGTTCTTGTGAGAACATTTGAAGATTTGGATTCAAAAGGAATGCATCGTTTGGCGCAAATGATTTGTGACAAATATCATAAGGCAGTTGTATTTTTAACTCGTGATTATGATAATGCGCATATTGTGATTGCTAAGCATGAACAAAGTAATTTTGATGTTAAGCATGTATTTGATCATTTTGTATCAGAATATCACATAAAAGGCTCTTGTAAAGGAAATACAGCACAAGGTGGAGGCCTTTATAGAGAAGAAATGGAAACGTATATGAAAACTTTGATCCTGTAA
- a CDS encoding ferrichrome ABC transporter substrate-binding protein, whose amino-acid sequence MKQIVKMVLLSCCIFSFLMVNGCSKKEENKKEQITEEPKEKTQLIENQQYTSPLNPTENQILAYNDLSAAVEKEDNKEEAKQVAISFVYDFFTLSNKKSAEDIGGLQFIPSNKVATFMQYAKSYYYSNYSTIVNEYGKENLPEVDQVSVESMEEAQLDFGKFTNSGYIIKLKVTYKENKLPQEALKTNMTLRISNFEDFLYDRSVDYTKDPLVLKQETYQMCWRVLGVE is encoded by the coding sequence ATGAAACAAATAGTAAAAATGGTACTGCTTTCCTGCTGCATCTTTTCATTTCTGATGGTAAATGGCTGCAGTAAAAAGGAAGAGAACAAAAAAGAACAAATAACGGAAGAACCAAAGGAAAAAACACAACTGATTGAAAATCAGCAATATACTTCTCCTTTGAATCCTACAGAAAATCAGATACTTGCATATAATGATTTAAGTGCTGCAGTGGAAAAAGAAGATAATAAAGAAGAGGCAAAACAGGTTGCGATTAGTTTTGTTTATGATTTTTTCACATTGTCGAATAAAAAATCTGCTGAAGATATTGGCGGTCTGCAATTTATTCCAAGTAATAAGGTAGCTACTTTTATGCAGTATGCGAAATCTTATTATTACAGCAATTATTCTACAATTGTAAATGAATATGGAAAAGAAAATCTTCCAGAGGTAGATCAGGTTAGTGTCGAAAGCATGGAAGAGGCACAATTAGATTTTGGTAAATTTACAAATTCTGGATACATTATAAAACTAAAGGTAACTTATAAAGAAAATAAATTACCTCAAGAGGCATTAAAAACGAATATGACATTACGTATCAGCAATTTTGAAGACTTCTTATATGATCGAAGTGTTGATTATACAAAAGATCCTCTTGTTTTAAAACAGGAAACATATCAGATGTGCTGGAGAGTACTAGGGGTAGAGTAG
- a CDS encoding helix-turn-helix domain-containing protein — protein sequence MATLTEINHIVGKAIREGMQRKNMTQQELANAVGSTQRSISSYVTGKTQPPLDILNNICKELEISMDQILLLPVYHHPSRIVSEKDEIEYISQLDGLSALKKKEFVQIVRQMRKLIK from the coding sequence ATGGCAACGTTAACAGAAATCAATCATATCGTTGGAAAAGCAATTCGAGAAGGTATGCAGAGAAAAAACATGACACAGCAGGAACTTGCAAATGCGGTGGGTTCTACACAACGTTCGATTTCGTCTTATGTTACAGGAAAAACACAACCTCCTTTGGATATTTTAAACAATATTTGTAAAGAATTGGAAATAAGTATGGATCAGATTCTGCTGCTTCCTGTGTATCATCATCCAAGCCGTATTGTGAGTGAGAAAGATGAAATTGAATATATAAGTCAGCTGGATGGTCTTTCCGCATTAAAGAAAAAAGAGTTTGTACAAATTGTTCGTCAAATGCGTAAATTAATTAAATAG